Proteins encoded in a region of the Nicotiana tomentosiformis chromosome 9, ASM39032v3, whole genome shotgun sequence genome:
- the LOC138898655 gene encoding uncharacterized protein translates to MSVTTRSGRGGNEPTSSQRQLMDDEQVVEEEEIPNNVVQANDKVRIDIDDTVEETQEEVNPSRDHVIDIPKMVVQKTKAPLPKTSPPFPQRLSKKNGENQFKKFIDMMKSLSINVPLVEALEQMPGYANFMKDLVTKKRSMNFETIKVTHQVSSIVHLMAPKLEDPGAFTIPCTIGSAEFAKALCDLGSSINLMPYSGFKTLGIGKPRPISIRLQMANRTIKRPLGVIEDVLVWVDKCILLADFVILDCEVDYEVAIIIGRPFLATEKDLVDVEAGELTFLVGDEKVDSTLAVL, encoded by the exons ATgtccgttactacaagaagtggaagaggtgggaatgaacctacctcaagtcaaaggcaacttatggatgatgagcaagtagtagaagaagaggagatcccgaacaatgttgtACAAGCAAATGAtaaagtgcggattgatattgatgacacggtggaagagactcaagaggaggtgaacccatctagggatcatgtgattgacataccaaAAATGGTAGTGCAAAAaactaaggcaccattgcctaagacaTCTCCTCCCTTTCCTCAAAGGCTTtccaagaaaaatggtgagaatcaattcaagaagttcattgatatgatgaaaagtctctctataaatgtgccattagttgaagctttggagcaaatgcccggataTGCTAACTTTATgaaagatttggtgacaaagaagagatcgatgaattttgaaactatcaaagtcactcaccaagtgagttCAATTGTGCATTTgatggctccaaagttggaagatcccggtgctttcacaattccttgtaccattggaagtgccgaattTGCAAAAGCTCTCTGTGACCTTGGGTctagtatcaacttgatgccctattcgggtTTCAAAacattgggaattgggaaaccaagacccatatctatTAGATTACAAATGGCCAACCGTACAATAAAGAGACCAttgggggtgattgaggatgtattggtttGGGTTGACAAGTGCATTCTCCTGGcggattttgtgattcttgattgtgaagtggactatgaggtggcGATTATTATTGGTAGACCATTCCTTGCTACGGAAAAggatcttgttgatgtggaagccggtgaactcacttttctagtgggtgatgaaaag gttgactctacattggcggtgctctaG